TTACGGCAATTATGGCCGCAATACTTTTAGTTGAAATAATCAGCGTTTTAAAATACCAAAAGGGATTAGAAATAAAAATAGTAATTCTTGGATGCTTCTCAATCGGGTTTGGCGCTGCGTTGACCCCTATAGGCGAGCCGCTTTCAACAATTATGATTGCAAAATTACGAGGGGGGCCCTATTATGCGGATTTTTTCTTTCTGTTAAGAAATGCGGGACAATTTATTATTCCTGGAATTTTATTTTTCAGCATCTTGGGATTCTTCTTGAAAGATACGAGTCAAAAAAACGAAAGTGGACTTCATGAGAAAACCAACGAGAAAATACAAGATATTTTTATTCGCGGAGGAAAAGTATATCTTTTTATTATGGCTCTAATATTTTTGGGAGCGGGGTTTAAGCCGATTATTGATAAGTATATCATTCATTTGCCCGGGGGCGCGTTATATTGGATAAATATTTTGTCTGCAGTAATGGACAATGCAACCTTGTCCGCGGCGGAAATCAGCCCCAAAATGTCGTTGCTGCAGATTAAATATGTGTTAATGGGGCTTTTAATAGCCGGAGGGATGCTTATCCCGGGAAATATACCAAATATTATTTCTGCGGGAAGGCTTGGAATAAAGAGTAAACAATGGGCTAAATACGGAGTACCGCTAGGTTTTATTGTTATGATTATTTATTTTCTTATATTTGAAGTTTTTATTTCTTCGTAAAGGACGGTGCTATGGTAAAAGGAAAATACAAGGAAACAAAAGGATCGCTGATTACCTATCGGCCGGATATCAAAATTATTGATTGTACCGTCCGTGACGGCGGATTGATGAACAGTCATCAGTTTGATGATGATTTTGTTAAACGAATTTACAATACTTGCATTGAAGCCGGCGCTAATTATATGGAGTTTGGATATAAAGCGTCAAAAAAGATGTTTGCAAAAGACAAATTCGGTGCATGGAAATTCTGCGATGAAGAAGATATCAGGCGCATTATTGGTGACAAAAAATCACAGCTTAAAATCTGCGCTATGGCGGATGCTGAAAGAACTGACTACCATACGGATATTTTGCCGAAACAAAAAAGCGTTTTGGACTGTATTAGAGTTGCTACTTATATAAATCAAATACCGACCGCACTAGATATGGTAAAAGATGCCCACGATAAAGGATATGAAACAACGGTTAACTTGATGGCAGTCTCAGTGGTTCCGGAAAGCGAACTTTTTGAAGCGCTGGAACTATTTGCCAAGAGTCCTGTAGATGTTGTTTATATTGTTGACAGCTTTGGCGCATATTATCCTGAGCAGATTCGGGGATTAATGGGCCATTTCAATAAAATTTTAAAAGGTAGCGGAAAAGAGATAGGAATACATACGCACAATAATCAGCAGCTGGCTTTCGCAAATACTATTGAAGCGTTAATATGGGGTGCCAGCCGGGTTGATTCAACTATAAATGGATTCGGGCGCGGAGCAGGTAACTGTTCCCTTGAAATTTTATTAGGATTTCTTAAAAATCCCGCATATGATCTTAGACCGGTACTAAAATGTATAGAAGACCTTTTTGTTCCTCTGCGTGAAAATATTGATTGGGGATACAGCATACCTTACATGATAACCGGACAATTAAATGAACATCCCAGATCGGCTATGGAACTCAGAGATGGTGAAAATAAAGATAAGTATCTGGATTTTTACGATAAGATGTTAGAGTAGTTTGCCAAACCCACTCATAATGTATAAACGGGAGAAAGAGATGTTTTTAAGGTGCTGGACTCTGATTCTTGTTCTTCTTTTTTCGGGATGTTTTTCATATTGTTTGAGTTCAACATTTGAACTATATGACAAGGGTAGTGAAGATATCGTTGATTATGAAAAATATGGGACTTTTGTTGACGTTGGCAAAAATACTTATGCGTATAAAATGGCCGATCCTGCGGGCTTGAAAAAAGCGGTCGGGGAAGGAATATTTCCAAATGTTCAAAGCGTTTTGCAGGATCCGAAATATAAAGAAGCGAAGGCAGAAGGAAAACTTGAAGGAACCCAGTGGGATTATGTAAATACAGACAATTTTCAGCTTAATTTTTATAAATGGGCAACTATTCAAGATGATCCGGGTGTAAAACTTTATTACACGGCACTTGCTCTCGAGCGGTCGGGAGATCTGCTGCGCGCGATAAAAGCATATTATGCGATTGCGGTTCATTTCCCTAGGTCCAGCGGGGTAACATATTGGGGAACGGTATGGTATATCGGGCCTGTCGCGATAAATAAAATCAGATACCTCTGCAGAGAACATCCCGAACTAGGGATTCTTCTGGAAAAGGCTTCTATATATGTTCTAAACAGTTTTGATGCGAGCAGAGGAAATGACATTTTTATTATTAATCCCGGAAAGATTGTTCGAGGAAGCCCTCAAGAATTTCCAGAACCAAAGGTGGATTTTTCTAAGCTCAAAATAGTGAAACTTACTGGCACAGGAAGGGTAAAACTCGCACAGTGGCCAAATAAACAATGGACGCTTTTTGTTGACGGAGAGCCATATATCATCCGCGGCATGGCATATTCTCCCAACAAAGTGGGTTTAAGCCCGGATACAGGTACGCTTAATCCTTCAAAAGACTGGATGTGGGCTGATAATAACAAGAACGGAATTATTGATGGTGCTTATGAAGCTTTTGTTGACAAAAACAGGAATAATCTCCGCGACAAAACCGAAAAAACTGTTGGCGATTTCAAACTAATGAAGAAAATGGGTGTCAATACTCTGCGGTTATACCATCACGGCGGATTCAATAATGAACTTTTGATGAATGGATATAAAAACTACGGGTTCATGTATCTTATGGGCGATTTCCTGGGCATGTATGCTACGGGTTCAGGCGCTGAATGGTATTCCGGAACTGACTATACGGATCCGCAACAGCAAGAGAACATGCTTGATAGCGTAAAAAAAATGGTTGAAAAATACAAAGACCAGCCGTATATTTTAATGTGGGTTTTAGGAAATGAAAACAATTACGGTATTCCAGGCATTCCCGGAAAAACTCCCGGTTCAGGATGCCGAGCAAAACAGCAGCCCGATGCTTATTATGAATTTGTGAATAAAGCTGCAGCTTTGATCAAATCTTTAGACCCCGAAAAAAGGCCGGTCGCTGTATCTAACGGCGACCTTCTCTACCTTGATATCTGCGCCCAGAAAGCGCCTGAAGTTGATGTGTTCGGGTGCAATTCATATCGCGGAGAGCAGGGTTTTGGCAATCTATTTTGGGACGTAAAAAACGCTTTTGACAGGCCGGTTTTAATAACGGAATACGGATGTTCCGCATTTCACAAATTGTGGAATCGGAAACGCGCCGAGGAAGGCCAGGCCGACTATCACCGCGGTAACTGGATTGATATCGAAAGTAATTTTTCGGGCAGCGGAGAAGGAAATGCGCTTGGGGGCGTTATTTTTGAATGGATTGATGAATGGTGGAAGGCAGGCCCGCCGCCCAAATTTTTGCCGGACGTTCAGGATAAAGTGCCTCAGTTTGGCGCGCCGTTTCTAGATGGATGGAGCTATGAAGAATTTATGGGAATAACGAGTCAGGGGAAAGGGAAACTCAGCCCTTTTTTGCGCCAATTAAGGCCCGCCTATTTTACTTACATGAAATTATGGGAAAAATATAGGCAGACACCGCCAAAGAGCAAAACTAAATGAATTGCCTTGTCGTGAAGAATTTAATTATAAGCAATTTGACAAAATTCGACGGAATTGGTATTATAACAACCCTTTTTAATAATCGCGGGGTGGAGCAGCCCGGTAGCTCGTCAGGCTCATAACCTGAAGGTCAGAGGTTCAAATCCTCTCCCCGCAATATTTCGACTCGCTTCGCTCGCTCAATATTTGAGACCGTGGG
The sequence above is a segment of the Elusimicrobiota bacterium genome. Coding sequences within it:
- a CDS encoding DUF1646 family protein; the encoded protein is MLEVSLIIIIILVLVLPITVHFIEKNLEAFLFFMGILAVTFSHFWNNEKMWSFRLVKEALVEPIMITLAVVVVGIIVFIFKKQIEKYISGIEKSLGREWFTFSLILFLGLFSSFITAIMAAILLVEIISVLKYQKGLEIKIVILGCFSIGFGAALTPIGEPLSTIMIAKLRGGPYYADFFFLLRNAGQFIIPGILFFSILGFFLKDTSQKNESGLHEKTNEKIQDIFIRGGKVYLFIMALIFLGAGFKPIIDKYIIHLPGGALYWINILSAVMDNATLSAAEISPKMSLLQIKYVLMGLLIAGGMLIPGNIPNIISAGRLGIKSKQWAKYGVPLGFIVMIIYFLIFEVFISS
- a CDS encoding aldolase catalytic domain-containing protein; protein product: MVKGKYKETKGSLITYRPDIKIIDCTVRDGGLMNSHQFDDDFVKRIYNTCIEAGANYMEFGYKASKKMFAKDKFGAWKFCDEEDIRRIIGDKKSQLKICAMADAERTDYHTDILPKQKSVLDCIRVATYINQIPTALDMVKDAHDKGYETTVNLMAVSVVPESELFEALELFAKSPVDVVYIVDSFGAYYPEQIRGLMGHFNKILKGSGKEIGIHTHNNQQLAFANTIEALIWGASRVDSTINGFGRGAGNCSLEILLGFLKNPAYDLRPVLKCIEDLFVPLRENIDWGYSIPYMITGQLNEHPRSAMELRDGENKDKYLDFYDKMLE